The Bacteroidia bacterium genomic interval TCCTTTAGCATAGCACTCGCATTGGCCATATTGGCAATGGGATCACTTTCTACTTCAACTACAGCTTTGATTTGAGGGAGCAATTCCTGGTAACGTTCTTCACGCGTGAGGTTGGGAGTAAGGAGGATTGATTCTGCCATAAGCTGATTTAACGAAAGTGTCTTTTTTTAGTTGGGAGAGGATAGGGGAAAAGCTTGAATTGCAAGCTCGCCGACATCCATCACTTCCAGCTCGAATTACAAATTTGAGTTTTTCCTTTCTACTATCAAAACCAAAAGAATCCCCAGGGTATAGGCCACCATATCCCCCCAACTGAAGGCATGTCCAAGAATAAGTTTGGCTGCCAGGCTTTCCTCCATTCCCAGCCAGCTAATCAGGCCGAGGGCTTGACTGAATTCTAGCAAGTAGGAGAAGATAAGCGTGCCAAATGCGGCTTGTTTAACAGATAAGCTTGTGAAGCTTTTTAAGAAGGTATAAATGAGAATGACGGCCAAAAAGTCTCCTACATAGGGGCGAATAAAAGGATCGTTTAGAAAGGCGGCTATCAGTGCTTCTATGAGGAAAAGGAAACAAAAGGCAAGGAAATATTTCTTGTTGAATGATAGGGACATAAAAAAGGGGAAATCTGCGTTCCCTTTCCTAATTGCATATTTTATTTAAAAGCCCCAAATCATGATTCGCTTATCTCCTAAAGCCAATGCAAAGGTTTTCTGTCTTTCCTGCACACTGGATTTAATCCAGGAAATTTTTCCGTAAAAAATCCTGAAAAGCAGCTTGATACTGTTTGCTGACAGGAATGTAAATACTTCCCTCAAAAACGATGCGGTTTCGCTCAATGGTTTGTATCTGATCCTTTCGTACTATGTAAGACCTGTGAACCCGCATAAACTCATCAGCTGGGAGTTTCTCTTCCAGCTTCTTCATGGACATAAGAGACATGATAGCTTTACCTTCTCTTAG includes:
- a CDS encoding DUF2809 domain-containing protein; protein product: MSLSFNKKYFLAFCFLFLIEALIAAFLNDPFIRPYVGDFLAVILIYTFLKSFTSLSVKQAAFGTLIFSYLLEFSQALGLISWLGMEESLAAKLILGHAFSWGDMVAYTLGILLVLIVERKNSNL